In the Blautia coccoides genome, CTATATTGGGATTACAGGGCATCAATGCAATACTGTCCACACTGACTGTAAACATAATGGTCTCCAGACCCAGACGTGCACATGCCAGTGCCGCCTCACAGCCGGCATGGCCTGCACCGACTATGGCTACATCATAATTCTCAACCAGATTGTTCATATTAATGGATTCCTTTCTCACATGATCTGTTCACATGGATCTTCTATTTTTACATTGTTATCCACATTTTTATCTAAATAAGAAGATTTTTGTGGATAACATCTTCGGATCACTATTTTCCTGTGCAGAACTTAGAAAATATTTCATTTACCAGGTCTTCCCCCACAGACTCTCCAATAATGCTTCCGAGACTCTCATACGCACTCATCAGATCGATCGAGAAGAAATCTTCAGGCATTTGCAGCTCAATACTGTTTTCCACCATTTCCAGACTCTTTTTTGCATCCTCCAAAGCCGTCTTATGGCGGATATTTGTAATATAAACCTCATCGTTAAAGGAAAGTTCTCCATCAAAGAACATATCCTTGATCTGCTGTTCCAACGCATCAATGCCCTGTTCTTCCTTGGCGGAAACGGGGATAACAGGATGGCTCATCCGCATCCTTAAGCTTTCCTCTGAAACCACGGGATCCAAATCTGTTTTGTTCAGCAATATTATGGCCTTCTTGCCTTCCAGCATGGAAATGATCTCCTCATCATTTTCATCCAGGGGGATAGAGGAATCCACTACATAAAGTATAAGATCTGCATCCTTTGCATACTCTTTTGCTCTTCCCACACCGATCTGTTCCACGCGGTCCTCTGTATCCCTGATACCGGCCGTATCTGTCATGCGCAGGGAAATACCGTGCAGTACAATAGTCTCCTCCAAAATATCTCTTGTAGTCCCCGCTATATCCGTTACAATAGCTCTCTCTTCTCCCACCAAAAGATTCATGAGCGAAGATTTTCCTGCATTTGGTTTTCCCACAATGACAGTCTGAATACCCTCCTTCATTATCTTTCCCTCGTCGGCAGTCTGAAGAAGCTTTTCTATTTTATATTTCAGCATAGCTGTTTCTTTTTGCAAATTCTCCCCATATCCGTCTATGCTCACATGTTCCGGATCATCCAGTGCTGATTCTATATAGGCAATATGATAGATAATGTTCTCCCTGATCTCTTTTATCACCTTCTGCACCGAACCGCTTAACTGGTTCAGGGAACTTTTCAGCGCATATTCATTCTTGGCATTGATAACGTCGATCACTGCCTCAGCCTGGGATAAGTCAATTCTTCCGTTTAAGAATGCCCTCTTTGTAAATTCTCCCGGCTCCGCAGGACGGGCACCGTACTTTATCACTGTTTCCAGTACCCTCTTCATAGCCAGAACACCGCCGTGGCAGTCTATCTCAACCGTATCCTCACCTGTATAACTTCTCGGGCCATCCATGAGCATGACCAGCACTTCGTCAATCTCATCCTCTCCGTCATAGATAAATCCATAGTGGATCGTATGGGACGGCTCCTTTTCAATCTGTTTTCTACCGCCTTTGGAGCGGTAAACCTTCTGCACTATTTTTCGGCTCTTTGGACCGCTCATACGGATAATTCCGATTCCCGATGCCGTCATGGCTGTGGCGATCGCTGCGATGGTATCTGCCATTTTTCTCAACTCCTCTGATTCTATTTCAACTTTAACACAGGTAACGTAAATTTATAGTCAATTTTTACTACACTTGAAAGTTTTAAGTAACAATTCAGTTTTCCTTTGTAACAAAAAAATTCCAGGCGAAAGCGCAGAGAACTAAATCTCCATTATTCACGCTTTCACCTAGAATAATCATAATTAAAACCAATAAATATTCATATATATTATTTTTTCAGCTTAACAACCACATGACGGTAAGGTTCATTGCCCTCACTGTAAGTCTCAACGTAACGGTTTCCCTGTAATGCAGAGTGAATGATTCTTCTCTCATATGGATTCATTGGCTCCAGTGACACAGGTTTTCTGGTCTTTCTGACTTTGTAGGCAATGCTCTTTGCCAGATTTTCCAGAGTTTCTTTTCTTCTGTTTCTGTAGTCTTCAGTATCCAGCTTCACACGGATGTATCCCTGTCTTCCTTTGTTTACAACAAGGCTTGTGAGATACTGCAGAGAATCCAGTGTCTGTCCTCTCTTGCCGATAAGAATGCCCATATCCTCACCTAAAAATTCAATTTCCAGGTTACCCTCTGCACTCTTATACTCCATCTTAATTTCAACTTCAAGCTCCATAGCTTTGAACACGCCATTTAAGAACTTCTCCGCATCTGCTTTGACGGCTGTGATCTCTTCTTCTGTTCTCTCAACAACCTTCCGCTCTTCGTGCTGCGGCTTTACTTCCTCTTTGGGAGCCTCTGTTCTTCTGACTTCTTTTTTCGGTTCCCTCTTAGGTTCTTTCTTCGGTTCGCTCTTAAACTCTCTTTTTGTTTCTTTTCTTTCCTCTTTTGCTTCTTCTTTTCTCTCTTCTTTTACCGGAACAGCCTCTTTAATTACTGGTTCTTCTGGTAGGGATACTTCTTTTCTGCGAACATTGACTCTTGCCGGTTTGGCTCCGAATCCTAAAAATCCTGAACTGCCTTCAAATAAAACCTGAATCTCCAGATTTTCACTGGAAGTCTCAAAATCCAGACAAGCTTTCGTAATCGCTTCGTCTACAGTTTTTGCAGAAAATTCTTTGAATTCCATACTTCTTCCCCCTTACCGCTACTTCTTCTTAGATTTGTTTTTCTGATCAAATTGAGCAACCATATTTGCCTTTGAAGCTAAACTTCCCGGTTTTGCATTCTGTGAGTTCTTGTAGTATTCCGTGGATTTCTGAACTGCTGCATTCCTGTCCTCAGCGGTAGTTTTCTTCGGCTCTTCAATATTTCTTACATTCATCTTGGCCTGCTGAGTGATCTTCTGCGGAGGAAGTCCGGCTTTTGCACGCTTTTTAGCCATTTTTTCCTGATTTTTCTTAATAAAATCATCCATGTTCATATTGTCCAGATGTCTGTTGATGACAAGCTGCTGTACACAGCGGATAACAGAACCGGCGATCCAGTAGATACCGATACCTACAGGGAATGAAAAACAGATAAAAGCGGAAAACAGAGGCATAAAAGTGTTCATGCCTTTCATTGTAGCATTCATCTGGCTGTTTGAATCATCTGTTGCTGCTGTTGGCATTAATTTTAAGTTCAGCATCTGAGTCAGCCAGGATAACAACGGAATCATAACTGCCGCAACGATAAGAAGATATGTGTGCTCACTCCACCCTGTCTTGATCAGGGAAAGCGGTGTATCCGCAATATTCAGTCCCAGGAAATTCTGCATGGGATGGATCTTATTGGCAGTATCACTTAAAGTCTGGGCAAATCCGCTGAACTTGTCCACATCACCAAGCTCTGACCACTGGGAGGGGGACAGACTGTATAAAAAGTCGATGACATGATTATCATTGATACCCTTGCCGTTTGTAGGCCAGCTATAACTTCTGATACCATGCTCTTTAATAAAATCACTGATAATTCCCACATATCCGTCAACACTTGTTATTTTAACAACTGCTGCGTCGAACATGTGCTTAATACCTCCGATGTATCCCGGCATCTTAATGATAACCTGGTACAGAGCGAAGAAGATAGGCATCTGAATCACCATCTGCAGACAGCTTCCGGTGGGAGAAACACCGTATTTTTCATATACGGCCATGGTCTCTTCCTGCATCTTCATCTGTGAGTTCTGGTCTTTTTTGCCTTTATATTTCTTATTTATTTTCTGTAATTCCGGGGACATGACGGCATTCATCTTAGAGAACTTCTGCTGCTTGATCTGCAGCGGCGTCATGAACATATAAATAATGATCGTAAATAAAATAATACAGAGGCCAAGGTTTGTGACCCCGATACTGTAAATGCCGTTCATCAGCCAGCCCATTACTTCAGCGACCCATTTTACAATCGGCATTGTACTCTTTGTTAGCAACGCAACCAAAATATTTTCCTCCTTATAGCCGGTTTGTCACCTTCATCTCTCAAGCATACCGCCTTTATACAAAACGGTGGTGCATAATTATCTCCTTCCAAGATAAAACAATAATTATGGTACCGGATCGTATCCGCCTTTTGAAAATGGATTACATCTTAATATTCTCCAGCCAGCCAATAAACTACCTTTTACTGCACCATACTTCTCAATTGCTTCTAATCCATACTGAGAACACGTAGGTATATAGGGACAACGGGTTCTCTTTAACGGGGATAAATATTTCTGATAAAGCCGAATCATCTTAACCAATATTGTCTTCATTCTCTTCACTTCTTATGGTCTTTGTTAACTTACCTAAGTGCAAAAGCGCACTCTCCATGGAATGGAATCCTTGATCCTTTCCATTTACCCTGACTACTACAACAATATCATATCCGCACTTGAACTTTTCTTCATTTAATCGGTAGCCTTCCCTGAGAAGCCTGGCCAAATGATGTCTCACAACACTGTTGCCTACCTTTTTGCTTACGGATATTCCAATTCTATTTCTATCCAACTGATTTTTCATCACATACATAACTAAGTATCTATTCGCAAACGATGTTCCCTTTTTATAAACCAGTTGAAAATCTCTGTTTTTCTTTAACGATTCCGAATATTTCATAAACCATCCTTTAATGAAAGAAGAGGTAACTATTCAGTCAGGTCCGCGCACCGACTGCGCTGACCGTACATAAGAGTTACGGCATCAGGTATCTGTCCATCGCACTGC is a window encoding:
- a CDS encoding YidC/Oxa1 family membrane protein insertase, with protein sequence MVALLTKSTMPIVKWVAEVMGWLMNGIYSIGVTNLGLCIILFTIIIYMFMTPLQIKQQKFSKMNAVMSPELQKINKKYKGKKDQNSQMKMQEETMAVYEKYGVSPTGSCLQMVIQMPIFFALYQVIIKMPGYIGGIKHMFDAAVVKITSVDGYVGIISDFIKEHGIRSYSWPTNGKGINDNHVIDFLYSLSPSQWSELGDVDKFSGFAQTLSDTANKIHPMQNFLGLNIADTPLSLIKTGWSEHTYLLIVAAVMIPLLSWLTQMLNLKLMPTAATDDSNSQMNATMKGMNTFMPLFSAFICFSFPVGIGIYWIAGSVIRCVQQLVINRHLDNMNMDDFIKKNQEKMAKKRAKAGLPPQKITQQAKMNVRNIEEPKKTTAEDRNAAVQKSTEYYKNSQNAKPGSLASKANMVAQFDQKNKSKKK
- the yidD gene encoding membrane protein insertion efficiency factor YidD, with the protein product MKTILVKMIRLYQKYLSPLKRTRCPYIPTCSQYGLEAIEKYGAVKGSLLAGWRILRCNPFSKGGYDPVP
- the jag gene encoding RNA-binding cell elongation regulator Jag/EloR, which encodes MEFKEFSAKTVDEAITKACLDFETSSENLEIQVLFEGSSGFLGFGAKPARVNVRRKEVSLPEEPVIKEAVPVKEERKEEAKEERKETKREFKSEPKKEPKREPKKEVRRTEAPKEEVKPQHEERKVVERTEEEITAVKADAEKFLNGVFKAMELEVEIKMEYKSAEGNLEIEFLGEDMGILIGKRGQTLDSLQYLTSLVVNKGRQGYIRVKLDTEDYRNRRKETLENLAKSIAYKVRKTRKPVSLEPMNPYERRIIHSALQGNRYVETYSEGNEPYRHVVVKLKK
- the rnpA gene encoding ribonuclease P protein component yields the protein MKYSESLKKNRDFQLVYKKGTSFANRYLVMYVMKNQLDRNRIGISVSKKVGNSVVRHHLARLLREGYRLNEEKFKCGYDIVVVVRVNGKDQGFHSMESALLHLGKLTKTIRSEENEDNIG
- the mnmE gene encoding tRNA uridine-5-carboxymethylaminomethyl(34) synthesis GTPase MnmE; the protein is MADTIAAIATAMTASGIGIIRMSGPKSRKIVQKVYRSKGGRKQIEKEPSHTIHYGFIYDGEDEIDEVLVMLMDGPRSYTGEDTVEIDCHGGVLAMKRVLETVIKYGARPAEPGEFTKRAFLNGRIDLSQAEAVIDVINAKNEYALKSSLNQLSGSVQKVIKEIRENIIYHIAYIESALDDPEHVSIDGYGENLQKETAMLKYKIEKLLQTADEGKIMKEGIQTVIVGKPNAGKSSLMNLLVGEERAIVTDIAGTTRDILEETIVLHGISLRMTDTAGIRDTEDRVEQIGVGRAKEYAKDADLILYVVDSSIPLDENDEEIISMLEGKKAIILLNKTDLDPVVSEESLRMRMSHPVIPVSAKEEQGIDALEQQIKDMFFDGELSFNDEVYITNIRHKTALEDAKKSLEMVENSIELQMPEDFFSIDLMSAYESLGSIIGESVGEDLVNEIFSKFCTGK